One Pseudomonas brassicacearum genomic region harbors:
- a CDS encoding branched-chain amino acid ABC transporter permease — protein sequence MLYREAGQFSTRYAQDRRVFALRQDRQGLVALLLFAFVVVPWLGNDYWFSAILIPFLVLSLAGLGLNLLTGYAGQLSLGSAAFMAVGAFATYNLEVRVAALPLLLSIALGGLTAALVAVLFGLPSLRIKGFYLLVSTLAAQFFVTWALTRFSWFSNNSASGVISAPRLEVFGVNLDAPVGRYLLTLTVVVALFWLGKNLVRSELGRNWMAVRDMDTAAAIIGIPLAKTKLLAFAISGFFLGVAGALWAFAYLGTVEPHGFDLNRSFQILFIIIIGGLGSLLGNFLGAAFIVLFPVLLSNLVSLLPGGLVDAGQVENLQKMIFGALIIVFLIKEPEGLARLWQTFRERARLWPLRY from the coding sequence AGGATCGCCGGGTCTTCGCCCTGCGCCAGGACCGTCAGGGGCTTGTCGCGCTCTTGCTGTTTGCCTTCGTCGTGGTGCCTTGGCTGGGTAACGATTACTGGTTCAGTGCGATCCTGATTCCCTTCCTGGTGCTGTCCCTGGCCGGGTTGGGGCTCAACCTGCTGACCGGTTATGCCGGGCAGTTGTCCCTCGGTTCCGCGGCGTTCATGGCGGTCGGGGCCTTTGCCACCTACAACCTCGAAGTGCGTGTCGCGGCCTTGCCGTTGTTACTCAGCATTGCCCTGGGCGGGTTGACGGCGGCCTTGGTGGCGGTGCTGTTCGGCTTGCCGAGCCTGCGCATCAAGGGCTTCTACCTGCTGGTCTCGACCCTGGCGGCGCAGTTCTTCGTGACCTGGGCGTTGACCCGCTTCAGCTGGTTTTCCAATAACAGCGCCTCGGGCGTGATCAGCGCGCCACGCCTGGAGGTCTTCGGGGTGAACCTGGACGCACCCGTCGGGCGCTATCTGTTGACCCTGACGGTGGTCGTGGCGCTGTTCTGGCTGGGCAAAAACCTGGTGCGCAGCGAGTTGGGGCGCAACTGGATGGCGGTGCGTGACATGGACACCGCCGCCGCGATCATCGGCATTCCCTTGGCGAAAACCAAGTTGCTGGCGTTCGCCATCAGCGGGTTTTTCCTTGGGGTGGCGGGCGCCCTGTGGGCCTTCGCTTACCTGGGCACCGTGGAGCCCCATGGTTTCGATCTCAACCGGTCGTTCCAGATCCTGTTCATCATCATTATCGGTGGCCTCGGCAGCCTGCTGGGCAACTTCCTCGGGGCAGCCTTCATCGTCCTGTTTCCTGTCCTGCTCTCTAACCTGGTGTCGCTGCTGCCCGGCGGCCTGGTCGATGCCGGCCAGGTGGAGAACCTGCAGAAGATGATATTCGGCGCCTTGATCATTGTGTTTTTGATCAAGGAACCAGAGGGCCTTGCGCGCCTCTGGCAGACATTTCGCGAGCGTGCACGGCTGTGGCCGCTGCGCTACTGA